In one Rutidosis leptorrhynchoides isolate AG116_Rl617_1_P2 chromosome 8, CSIRO_AGI_Rlap_v1, whole genome shotgun sequence genomic region, the following are encoded:
- the LOC139864784 gene encoding dof zinc finger protein DOF1.4-like, which translates to MASAASVIENSIAPQNQPQQRQQPILKCPRCESLNTKFCYYNNYSLSQPRHFCKSCKRYWTRGGTLRNVPVGGGCRRNKRIKRTFTNTTTNSTTTDQDATTSVTFAQNLNPSSNPNLDPPHSFSKNLKPLYGLLQENPNKYTRFNTSVSRYDLVQPRMINSTRLGFSSSDHGGQNMENLIRLPVLSSDHGDTLVAHNSNSQISSYPSLFNGSSINSCTMDPTMASDLSSSLQPQSRFIAFGTNGGHGVSSLLNNVQMEGTKGSPNWNNCFIDQSDHNQIKALESFDPSSFQWTTTGVDDGEWLDPTSNMDSSVPSLI; encoded by the coding sequence ATGGCTTCTGCAGCTAGTGTTATTGAAAACTCAATTGCTCCTCAAAATCAACCGCAACAACGACAACAACCAATCTTGAAGTGCCCACGATGCGAATCGTTGAACACCAAATTTTGCTATTACAATAATTATAGTTTATCACAACCAAGACATTTTTGCAAATCTTGCAAGAGGTATTGGACAAGAGGTGGAACCTTAAGAAATGTTCCTGTTGGTGGAGGATGTAGAAGAAACAAGAGAATCAAGAGAACattcactaatacaacaacaaataGTACCACTACAGATCAAGATGCTACAACTTCAGTTACATTTGCTCAAAATCTTAACCCTAGTTCTAACCCTAATCTTGATCCCCCTCATTCATTTAGCAAGAACTTGAAACCTTTGTATGGGTTGTTACAAGAAAATCCAAATAAGTACACAAGATTCAATACTAGTGTTTCAAGGTACGATCTTGTCCAACCACGAATGATCAACTCTACTAGATTAGGGTTTTCATCATCGGATCATGGTGGACAGAACATGGAAAACCTTATCCGTTTACCCGTTTTATCATCAGATCATGGTGATACTTTAGTGGCTCACAATTCAAATTCACAAATTTCAAGCTACCCTTCTTTGTTTAATGGTAGTTCGATTAATAGTTGTACGATGGATCCTACGATGGCTTCTGATTTATCTTCAAGTCTTCAACCACAATCAAGATTTATAGCGTTTGGAACAAATGGAGGTCATGGGGTTAGTTCATTATTGAATAATGTTCAAATGGAAGGAACAAAAGGCAGCCCTAATTGGAACAATTGTTTTATCGACCAAAGCGATCATAATCAAATTAAAGCTTTGGAATCATTTGATCCATCTTCTTTTCAATGGACCACAACGGGCGTTGATGATGGAGAGTGGCTTGATCCTACAAGCAATATGGATTCATCTGTTCCTTCCTTGATCTAG